GCGTTAGCCGATTTTGCGGCGATTGATGCCCAATTGTACCAGCAGATTGAGAAGCTTCAGCCCTGCGGGATTGAAAACGATTCTCCGACGTTCTGGACGGCTGATGTGCGTATCCTAGAGCAAAAGGTGGTGGGTAAAAATCATCTGAAGGTGACTTTTGCCCAAGATCGGCGCGAAAATTTAAAAATCCTGAATGCGATCGCATGGCGCTGGGGTCAATATTATCCCCTGCCAACGCGCTTAGATATTGCCTACCGACTGCGCGAGAATACCTGGAATGGGAATACAAATGTGGAGTTAGAGTTAGTGGGCGCTCGTCTGCCTGAAGTAAGCTAGAACAACAGCACGCGCAAGGAAGAGGCAATGGTACAAATCTTGCAGGCTAGCAATATCAGCCTAGGGGATTTAGTGCAACAGTTTGGGCTGGTGATGACGCGGGAGGCTCAATTTTTCTCGGAATGGGTAGAAGCCTCTGCTGAAATTAGCGATGAAGAGATCCGCACGTTAGAACGAGTGAGATCGAATTTTGAAAATCTGTTGATGACTTCCCCCTTACCGGAAGCGGCGGTTAAAATGGTTATCCTGTCGCCGTTACTCGATTTAGCTGGATTCTATCAACCTCCCTTTCAGGTTAGGACTGAGGTGGGAACCCAAATTAGGAGTTCTGAAGCAGATGGCGTTGTGGTGACAGGACAAATTGATGTTCTTGTGATTTTAAATGCGTTGTGGGCGATCGCGATTGAATCTAAAACTAGCCGATTTTCGTTAACGGCGGCGATCGCTCAGTCTCTCAGCTATCTGTTGGCTTGTCCGCAGCCAGAGTGTTTTGGTCTAATAACGAATGGTAGCGATTTTGTTTTTCTCAAGCTGAATCGAGACAAAACTCCCACCTATTCTACTTCTAGGGTCTTTTCTCTGTTGGCTCCAGGTAATGAGTTAATCGATGTGTTGCGGATTTTAAAGGATTTGGGCAACATCGTCTCGCAACGGCGCGATCGCTCTTAAATACAGAGAAGCCGCCCGCGATCGCAAACCTAACGATTCGCAAACCCGGAACGGCTCTTCCTCCCAATGTTAAAATGACAAGCCTAACCTGTCTTAGAGATCGCCGCCGCGTGCTGCTAGCAGAAAAATCACAACAGGCCCAGCAATCACGATCAAGGCTAGCATGGTGAGTTGAGCAATAACTTCCCAGTTAACGCTGCCTACGATGTTCGTAATAAAATCCATATTTCCTCCCAAATGATCCCCAAGGATTTAAGGAAAAATCCAACTTTTTATTTTAGAGGGCAAGGGCGTCTGATTTTTAAGGTTTTTTATAAAACTCAACAAAAGTTAAGTTACAAACCGTTACAGAAGCGATCGCCATCCCATTGCCCTAGGAAAACTCTACAATGAATTGGGGCATTCGAGAAGAACTATGGCCAATTGGCACTGTGTAAAAAAATGTGGAGCTTGCTGTCATCTCGATCCGACGGATCGACCGGATCTAGAAGATTATTTAAATCCAGAGGAACTGAGCGTTTATCTCAGCTTGGTGGGTGAAGATGGCTGGTGCATCCATTTTGACCAAGATACCCGCCAATGCAGTATTTATGCGGACAGACCGCGTTTTTGTCGGGTTCAACAGGATGTATTTGGCGATCTCTATGGCATTGAACCCGAAGAATTAAATGATTTTGCCATCGACTGCTGTCGCGAGCAAATTGAGGGCGTTTATGGCGAGCGCTCTTTAGAGATGATCCGATTTAACCAGGAAGTGGGCATCTAAAAAAGCGATCGCCTTGAGTTGTCGTTCTCAGACGGCCCCTTTTAAGCGCCGCAGCCGATCGGAAAAACTCCGCATCACTTGCAACGCAAACACGGGAGTTTCTTGAATGGCAAACAGAAACCGTTCTTCATCCAAATAAGCTAACTTACAATCGGTTTTAGCGATCGCCGTTGAAGCTCTAGAACCGGAAGGATGAACTAAGGCCCCTTCTCCAAACACATCCCCTGCTTGGATCGTTTCTATCGGAGTCCCATTCACCCATAACTCTACCTCTCCTTCTAGCACGCCGTACATATAGTCTTTTGGCCGACCTACCTCAAAGATGGTTTCCCCGGCGCTGAAGGTTTTCGGCTCAGAGCGTTGATAAATTTCGACAGTTTTTGCAGGATTTAACATAAGATCTTGCTGATTCCCCAACGATTCACATTTTAGGGGTTCATCTAGCGTCTGTCTGTAATCTAGCGACCGCGCCAAATTCGGATCGTTCGATCCTCACCCCCGCTAACCAGCGTTTTTCGATCGGGACTGATGGCTAAGGCCCAAACCGATCCTCTATGCTCGGCGAGCGTATCTCTCATTTGACGAGTGGGAAGGTTCCACAGTTTGATAGTACCATCGCTGCTGCCACTGACTAGGGTTTGCCCGTCTGTAGTGATGGCAAGGGCGAGAACGTAATTGGCATGAGCCGTTAAAATATCCTGGAGTTGTTCTGTCGGTAAATGCCAGATCCGGATCGTGTTATCGCTACTCCCACTCAGCAGGGTTTCGCCATCCGGCGCGATCGCCAATGCCCGAATTGCCCCTTGATGTCCCATTAGAGTATTCTTAAGCTGGCCGGTTGCCATATCCCAGAGTTTAATGGTGCTGTCTTCGCTACCGCTGACTAGGGTTTGTCCGTCGGGAGTAATGGCAAGCGTGCGAACCCATCCAGTATGTCCAGATAAGGT
This window of the Desertifilum tharense IPPAS B-1220 genome carries:
- a CDS encoding restriction endonuclease subunit R — encoded protein: MVQILQASNISLGDLVQQFGLVMTREAQFFSEWVEASAEISDEEIRTLERVRSNFENLLMTSPLPEAAVKMVILSPLLDLAGFYQPPFQVRTEVGTQIRSSEADGVVVTGQIDVLVILNALWAIAIESKTSRFSLTAAIAQSLSYLLACPQPECFGLITNGSDFVFLKLNRDKTPTYSTSRVFSLLAPGNELIDVLRILKDLGNIVSQRRDRS
- the psb30 gene encoding photosystem II reaction center protein Ycf12/Psb30, which produces MDFITNIVGSVNWEVIAQLTMLALIVIAGPVVIFLLAARGGDL
- a CDS encoding YkgJ family cysteine cluster protein; protein product: MANWHCVKKCGACCHLDPTDRPDLEDYLNPEELSVYLSLVGEDGWCIHFDQDTRQCSIYADRPRFCRVQQDVFGDLYGIEPEELNDFAIDCCREQIEGVYGERSLEMIRFNQEVGI
- a CDS encoding Crp/Fnr family transcriptional regulator encodes the protein MLNPAKTVEIYQRSEPKTFSAGETIFEVGRPKDYMYGVLEGEVELWVNGTPIETIQAGDVFGEGALVHPSGSRASTAIAKTDCKLAYLDEERFLFAIQETPVFALQVMRSFSDRLRRLKGAV